In Lolium rigidum isolate FL_2022 chromosome 7, APGP_CSIRO_Lrig_0.1, whole genome shotgun sequence, the DNA window CCCTCCGTCGTCTCCTTCAACACCGTCCTCTCCGCGCTCTCCCGCGGCTCCCCGCCGCGCCACGCGCCGCACGCCGCCTTCCGGCTCTTCGCCCAGCTGCACGCGTCCGGGCTCCGCCCCACCGCGCCCAGCCTCTGCGcgctcctccgcgccgccggcgcGGCCCGCGACGGCCGGGCGGGCGCCGCGGCGCACTCCCAGGCCCTCGCGCTCGGCTTCCTCGCCACCGACATCGTGCCCACCGCCCTGCTGCAGATGTACTGCGAGTGCGGGGCGCCGGGGCACGCCCACcgcgtgttcgacgaaatgcccaCCCGGGACGTGGTGGCTTGGAACTGCGCGATCCACTGCAGCGTGCGGTACGGCAACCTCGCTCGTGCCCTCCACCACTTCCGCGGGATGGTGCGGCGTGGGCTGGCACCCACCGAGAGCACGCTATCGTCGGTGCTGAGTGGGTGCGCACGCGCCGGAGATAGCCGAGGGGGCCGCGCGCTGCATGGATGGGTGGTGAAGTCGGACGAGCTGGACCCCGACACGCCGCTGCAGAACGCGCTGCTGGGCATGTACTCTGGCTGCGGCGATCTGGGCACCGCGCTGCGTGTGTTTGACAGGATCGAGGCACCCGACTTGGTGTCGTGGAACACTCTGATCGCTGGGTTTTCTGGTGCTGGGGATGGATGGAGCGCCATGGATGCTTTCGTGCGGCTCAAGGACCCGCCGTTTGGTGAACCGGTTGCACCTGATGATTACACGTTTGCAGCTCTagtgtctgctgctgctgctttacccGCAATGCAAAGTGGAATGCCGATTCACGCTCAAGTGGTCAAATCTGGGTTTGAGAGCAGCGTCTTTGTAGGGAATACGCTGATCAATATGTATTTCACAAACGACAGGGCAGAGTCAGCGCGAGTTTTGTTCGACTCCCTTGCCGAGAAAGATGTGATTATGTGGACCGAGATGGTGGCGGGCCACTCTTCGTTGGGCGAAGGTGAATTGGCCTTGAAATACTTCATTAGCATGCTTCAGGAAGGGTACAAGGTTGACAGCTTCTCTCTGAGCAGTGCTTTGAACTCCACGGCAGAGCTTGCAggtcttaaacaaggagagatgcTCCATGCTCAAGTAGTAAAAAGTGGTTATGAAGGGAATATCTGTGCCTCTGGAAGCCTGCTTGACATGTATGCGAAAAATGGTGCTCTTGAAGGTGCCTATTTAGTGTTCTGTACCATACAAAAGCGAGATTTGAAGAGTTGGAATTCCATGATAGGGGGATATGGCAATTATGGGAATTCAGAAATGGCATTTAAGCTATTTGGTGAGATGATTCATGATGAGCTGCAACCTGACCATGTAACTTATATCTCCCTCCTTTCTGCATGCAGCCACTGTGGACTAGTTGAGAAAGGGAAATTTTATTGGTATTGTATGATGACTGATGGTATTATGCCAGGGTTCAAGCACTACAGTAGCATGGTGAGTTTGTTGAGTAGGGCAGGTTTATTGGAGGAAGCACTTGATTTACTGGTGAAATCCCCATTTGCCAAGCAATGTCCTGAGCTATGGAGAATTCTGCTAAGCTCTTGTGTAGCATTAAAAGATTTGTCCATTGGTGTTCATGCTGCTGAACAGGCACTAGAGCAAGACCCAGATGACATGTCAACACATATATTGCTTTCAAACCTTTATGCTGCTGCAGGGAAGTGGGACATTGTAGCTGAAATTAGGAGAAGGATCAGAGGAATGATGGTTGAGAAGGAACCTGGGCTGAGCTGGATTGAGATTCAAAAGATGGTTCATGTGTTCTCTGCAGATGATGAATGCCATACTCAAATAGATGACTGTCGTGCCGAGTTGCTTAGACTTAAGGGAAACATGCAATTGTTGAATACTTCTGAAAATGAATTGCTGTTAAGTGGCTAAGTTGCCATGAATAGATTTCAGTTAGAGAGCATTTGACTTGCTTTTCTTTGAGGACTGATGGTTGATAAGGACCCTGGGGTGAGCTGTATTAAGCTTAAAAATATGATTCTTGTCTTATCTGCAGTGCTGATGGTTGGAAAGGACCCCAATGGTTGAAAAATATAGTTGTGAAAATGTTTGTTCCCATTTGGCGAAGTTGCCATGAACAGACTTCAGTTAAAAGAGAATTTGACTGCTTTCCATTGCCCCGGCTAGTAAATTGATTTATGGTACAACTTTCAGTGTAAAAGTTGAGCAAAAGAAATGAGGTTTACTTATCAAGGCAATCTCAATTTAAGATCCAACTTAGAACTGTTAGGTGTTAGCGGATTGAAGATTCTTTATAGTCAAGCAGCATCAAACATGTTACAGAGGCGGAAGTAACTCATAGCAATAGAACATAAGTCTGGCTTACTTTTTTTGGTCCCTCTAGAGACTAGGTACATACTAAGCATTGGATTGACCAGCTGACAGTTCTCAAGTCTGCTTTTAAAAAGGGAAATCGTTTCAACAAATGCTACATCGCTGCGGTGTTTCTTGCATTAATATGTTTGTTTGATTCTGTTTCAGTCTGTCACTCTGTCTGTGATCAGCAGCAAAGTTTCGAGTTATAGTTATTTCTAGAACAGTGGTACGTAAAATCCCCGTGGTTGCCCTCTTTTGGTCTTTCAGAGAAATTGATGTCGCTTGTTGACTATCTATTTTGACAAGGGCTTCTCGACTTTACAGGTTAGCATTTTCCAGGTGTTCTGGTTGATTCTACGATAGACATAAACTGATGAATATTGAAAATTACTGGGCAAGGTATCCCAGAGCTTACACTGGAATTGTTCTAATAGAACACTAATTGTTCAGATTTAACTAATGTCATGATGTTCCCGAGTTACCTGTCTCAGTTAAGAGCTCCCAATCAGGTGAGCTGCCTGAGGTCTAATTTTCTTCCTTTGTTAGTGAAAGCGTGGCATTTAGAATTTGATTCATCATttgtttttctttggtttcaGCAAGACATAATTTTACAGACCCCCATacaaaagtaaaagaaaataGCTTTGAAGTTTTAATTTACTGAGTTTTTCTAATTGGATAATCATATTGTTCGAAAAATTACACTCTTAATACGATATGAGTAGCTTGCTTGTGCTCCTTTTGCAGAAAGTAATCATAATCTAGCTATGAATCATGGCTTATTT includes these proteins:
- the LOC124671139 gene encoding pentatricopeptide repeat-containing protein At3g50420-like; the protein is MPLISSPRRAVLRRARALHALLAVSAAPSARWPTTFVVNQLLALYARLSALPDALALLRATPRPSVVSFNTVLSALSRGSPPRHAPHAAFRLFAQLHASGLRPTAPSLCALLRAAGAARDGRAGAAAHSQALALGFLATDIVPTALLQMYCECGAPGHAHRVFDEMPTRDVVAWNCAIHCSVRYGNLARALHHFRGMVRRGLAPTESTLSSVLSGCARAGDSRGGRALHGWVVKSDELDPDTPLQNALLGMYSGCGDLGTALRVFDRIEAPDLVSWNTLIAGFSGAGDGWSAMDAFVRLKDPPFGEPVAPDDYTFAALVSAAAALPAMQSGMPIHAQVVKSGFESSVFVGNTLINMYFTNDRAESARVLFDSLAEKDVIMWTEMVAGHSSLGEGELALKYFISMLQEGYKVDSFSLSSALNSTAELAGLKQGEMLHAQVVKSGYEGNICASGSLLDMYAKNGALEGAYLVFCTIQKRDLKSWNSMIGGYGNYGNSEMAFKLFGEMIHDELQPDHVTYISLLSACSHCGLVEKGKFYWYCMMTDGIMPGFKHYSSMVSLLSRAGLLEEALDLLVKSPFAKQCPELWRILLSSCVALKDLSIGVHAAEQALEQDPDDMSTHILLSNLYAAAGKWDIVAEIRRRIRGMMVEKEPGLSWIEIQKMVHVFSADDECHTQIDDCRAELLRLKGNMQLLNTSENELLLSG